The Actinopolyspora erythraea genome has a segment encoding these proteins:
- a CDS encoding VOC family protein: protein MRISATAISLIVDDVPASSAFLREHFGFSEEMAAEGFASLKRADTGANIVFLSRGLPTLPEHQRNTHAGGLIVAFEVEDLEGEFERLRDEGVPITMPLTTEEWGERAFQVTDPNGVIVQLVDWKG, encoded by the coding sequence ATGCGTATCTCGGCCACGGCGATCTCGCTGATCGTCGACGATGTTCCGGCTTCCAGTGCCTTTCTGCGCGAGCACTTCGGCTTCAGCGAGGAAATGGCGGCCGAGGGGTTCGCCTCGTTGAAGCGAGCCGACACCGGCGCCAACATCGTCTTCCTGAGTCGCGGTCTGCCCACCCTTCCGGAGCACCAGCGGAACACCCACGCGGGCGGTCTGATCGTCGCTTTCGAAGTGGAAGACCTCGAGGGGGAGTTCGAACGCCTGCGTGACGAAGGAGTTCCCATCACGATGCCATTGACCACCGAGGAATGGGGTGAGCGGGCGTTTCAGGTGACCGACCCCAACGGGGTGATCGTTCAGCTCGTGGACTGGAAGGGATGA
- a CDS encoding helix-turn-helix domain-containing protein produces the protein MSATMPLINSANSLSPHSGGMSVGSTTWTSSGCASDPLLPFRPASGGSPVDDSSNSRPVDVPVMLRTLSITYRVTRCSATYTGNSSRKVLDGEITPHEGQLRTTRAMGQTADVTEEDPGPVVQRILLGAELREARENSGLSTSDATKRLGWYAGKLSKVEQGDKSVTDKELAKAIDVFGIARERADALKGLAAEARRKLPPARVPEWATKYVNLIAAASELKLFFPDSFPGTVQTFDYAHAMLSGSVVVSRADVERMAEERVKRAKTLLNNEETRFWLIVGEEALHRQIGGKSVLREQLEQVRQFAESPNATVQMVPFDGGAHTCHGTSFTIITLLEGKPSIVYTEGLTGSDYLGREHVRVYNLAYDNLRAVALSPQKTLEAIERRIGELT, from the coding sequence TTGTCGGCGACCATGCCGCTCATCAACTCCGCGAACTCGCTCTCCCCGCACAGCGGCGGCATGTCCGTCGGATCGACCACGTGGACGTCCAGCGGATGCGCGAGTGACCCGCTGCTCCCGTTTCGCCCCGCGTCCGGCGGCTCTCCCGTCGATGATTCCTCGAACTCCCGTCCGGTGGACGTCCCGGTCATGTTGCGCACCCTTTCGATCACGTATCGTGTAACTCGTTGTTCAGCAACTTACACCGGAAATTCCAGTAGAAAAGTCCTTGATGGCGAAATTACTCCGCACGAGGGACAGCTACGGACGACACGAGCGATGGGCCAGACTGCTGACGTGACTGAGGAAGATCCAGGACCGGTAGTGCAACGGATCCTGCTGGGCGCCGAACTGCGGGAGGCCCGCGAGAACAGCGGGTTGTCCACATCGGATGCGACCAAGCGGCTCGGTTGGTACGCGGGCAAACTCTCGAAGGTCGAGCAGGGCGACAAGAGCGTCACCGACAAGGAACTGGCGAAGGCGATCGACGTCTTCGGCATCGCGCGAGAGCGCGCGGACGCCCTCAAGGGACTCGCCGCGGAAGCGCGCCGCAAGCTGCCGCCCGCACGTGTCCCCGAGTGGGCGACCAAGTACGTCAACCTGATCGCCGCCGCGAGCGAACTCAAGCTGTTCTTCCCCGACTCGTTCCCGGGAACCGTGCAGACATTCGATTACGCTCACGCGATGCTGTCCGGATCAGTCGTGGTCTCCCGTGCTGATGTCGAACGGATGGCAGAGGAACGCGTCAAACGAGCGAAAACTCTGCTGAACAACGAGGAAACCCGCTTCTGGCTAATCGTGGGCGAAGAGGCGCTGCATCGCCAGATCGGCGGCAAGAGCGTGCTGCGTGAACAGCTCGAACAGGTCAGACAGTTCGCCGAATCCCCGAACGCCACCGTTCAAATGGTTCCGTTCGACGGTGGTGCACACACGTGTCACGGGACCTCCTTCACGATCATCACACTGCTCGAAGGCAAGCCGAGTATCGTTTACACCGAGGGCCTGACCGGCAGTGACTACCTCGGGCGCGAACACGTCCGGGTCTACAACCTCGCCTACGACAACCTGCGCGCCGTAGCACTGAGTCCACAGAAGACACTCGAAGCCATCGAACGACGCATCGGGGAACTGACCTAG
- a CDS encoding DUF397 domain-containing protein, which yields MSWQKSSFSAGAENCVEVAHDATGWWLRDSKNPNGPTHHFTHTQWTSFLHHLRQDRLG from the coding sequence ATGAGCTGGCAAAAGTCCAGCTTCAGTGCAGGCGCGGAGAACTGTGTCGAGGTCGCACACGACGCGACGGGCTGGTGGCTGCGCGACTCCAAGAACCCCAACGGCCCCACCCACCACTTCACCCACACCCAGTGGACCAGCTTCCTCCACCACCTCCGCCAGGACCGACTCGGCTGA
- a CDS encoding TetR/AcrR family transcriptional regulator, with translation MTRPFREQVDEEILDRAAELFAQHGFAQTSLKALAEAVGLSKAGLLHHYPSKEAIHEAALDMGRAQARRVLDDVSRLPAGPGRDMRALELLTDVALERAGLVSLALRPITVPGEIEEALDVDDVLIHEMFAIDPADQGSERLIRVIGALSSLAVLSLTANHHGDKTTWRPRIIATCFDALGHSRTGTSSPGSDQLED, from the coding sequence GTGACACGACCGTTCCGGGAACAAGTGGACGAGGAGATCCTCGACCGCGCCGCCGAGCTGTTCGCGCAGCACGGATTCGCGCAGACATCCCTCAAGGCGCTGGCCGAGGCGGTCGGCCTGTCCAAGGCCGGTCTGCTGCACCACTATCCGAGCAAGGAAGCGATCCACGAGGCCGCGCTCGACATGGGGCGCGCGCAGGCGCGCCGGGTGCTCGACGACGTCTCGCGACTGCCCGCCGGGCCGGGACGGGACATGCGCGCGCTGGAGCTGCTGACCGACGTCGCGCTCGAACGGGCCGGCCTGGTGAGCCTGGCACTGCGGCCCATCACCGTCCCGGGCGAGATCGAGGAGGCGCTCGACGTCGATGACGTGCTCATCCACGAGATGTTCGCCATCGACCCGGCCGACCAGGGCTCGGAACGGCTCATCCGGGTCATCGGCGCGCTGAGCTCGCTGGCCGTGCTCAGCCTCACGGCCAATCACCACGGCGACAAGACCACGTGGCGTCCCCGGATCATCGCGACCTGCTTCGACGCCCTCGGCCACTCCCGTACCGGCACGTCTTCGCCCGGTTCCGACCAGCTGGAGGACTGA
- a CDS encoding MMPL family transporter, with protein sequence MARLLYRLGLGAQRHRLLVVVIWLIALAGGGVGAATLSGPTSDSFSIPGQESTIAQDKLQEEFDTGGGATARVVMRAPDGQQLTAPANAAEIKGLVAELSEQPGVVSASDPLNPNSPTVSPDRTTAYSTVTYDGGIGEITEQQRDAMLDTVEQADQGPFTVEVSGQAVTATPSVGGPGEAIGVIAALVILSLTYGSLVAAGMNLITAGVGVGIGALGVSIATGFMELQSTTSILATMLGLAVGIDYALFIINRHRQELRQGNDIRTSIATAVGTAGSAVVTAGLTVFIALVGLSVVGIPFLTQMGVAAAATIVVAVLVAITLVPAVLSYLGRLVLPRKQRTAPAETDAKTERAIYPGWIRAVTRGRIPALLISLVALGAVAIPAASMQTTLVQTPSEGSTQARAQQMLADSFGEGVNGPLVAYFEGGDAPRTAQQATKAIAGLDDVATVTPPTPNADGDAAMVTVIPKSGPASAETEQLVGDLREELDGINGAESYVTGTTAVSVDVAHSLDQALPIYLVLVVGLALILLVLVFRSILVPLVGVLGFLLTLGAALGATVAVFQWGWLSDVVNLDDTGPLISLTPILMIGILFGLAMDYQIFLVSRMHEAYHKGHAARDAIVSGFRQAAPVVVAAALIMFSVFAGFVPAGNATIKSIAFALAIGILVDAFVVRMVLMPAALALLGRAAWWLPRWLGWLPALDVEGNAITDSGEADGESGSDEKQRAGIGS encoded by the coding sequence ATGGCACGCCTGTTATACCGACTGGGGCTCGGTGCCCAACGGCACCGACTGCTCGTCGTCGTGATCTGGTTGATAGCGCTCGCCGGTGGTGGCGTGGGCGCGGCGACGCTTTCCGGGCCCACCTCGGACAGCTTCTCCATCCCCGGGCAGGAGTCCACCATCGCCCAGGACAAGCTCCAGGAGGAGTTCGACACCGGCGGCGGCGCCACGGCCCGCGTGGTGATGCGGGCCCCGGACGGGCAGCAGCTGACCGCTCCCGCCAACGCCGCCGAGATCAAGGGCCTCGTCGCCGAACTGTCCGAACAGCCCGGCGTGGTCTCGGCCAGCGACCCGCTGAACCCGAACTCCCCCACGGTCAGCCCCGACCGGACCACGGCCTACAGCACGGTCACCTACGACGGCGGCATCGGTGAGATCACCGAGCAGCAGCGCGACGCGATGCTGGACACCGTCGAGCAGGCCGACCAGGGACCCTTCACCGTCGAGGTGAGCGGCCAGGCCGTCACCGCGACCCCCTCCGTGGGAGGTCCCGGTGAGGCGATCGGCGTCATCGCCGCGCTGGTGATCCTGAGCCTTACCTACGGCTCGCTGGTCGCCGCCGGGATGAACCTGATCACCGCCGGTGTCGGCGTGGGGATCGGCGCGCTGGGCGTCAGCATCGCCACCGGCTTCATGGAGCTGCAGTCCACCACATCCATCCTGGCGACGATGCTGGGACTGGCGGTCGGCATCGACTACGCCCTGTTCATCATCAACCGCCACCGGCAGGAACTGCGCCAGGGCAACGACATCAGGACCTCCATCGCCACCGCCGTGGGCACGGCGGGGTCGGCGGTGGTCACGGCCGGACTCACCGTGTTCATCGCCCTGGTCGGGCTGTCGGTGGTCGGCATTCCGTTCCTCACCCAGATGGGTGTGGCGGCGGCGGCGACCATCGTGGTGGCCGTCCTCGTGGCCATCACCCTGGTGCCCGCGGTGCTCAGCTACCTGGGACGGCTCGTGCTGCCGCGCAAGCAGCGCACCGCACCGGCCGAAACGGACGCCAAGACCGAACGGGCCATCTACCCCGGCTGGATCCGTGCGGTCACCCGCGGTCGGATTCCGGCACTGCTGATCTCGCTGGTCGCGCTCGGTGCGGTGGCCATCCCGGCCGCCTCCATGCAGACCACGCTGGTGCAGACCCCCTCGGAGGGGAGCACGCAGGCCCGAGCGCAGCAGATGCTGGCCGACAGCTTCGGCGAGGGTGTCAACGGTCCACTCGTGGCCTACTTCGAGGGCGGCGACGCGCCGCGGACCGCGCAGCAAGCCACCAAGGCGATCGCCGGGCTCGACGACGTCGCCACCGTCACCCCGCCCACACCCAACGCCGACGGCGACGCCGCGATGGTCACCGTCATCCCGAAGTCCGGTCCCGCCAGCGCGGAGACCGAGCAACTGGTCGGTGACCTGCGCGAGGAGCTGGACGGCATCAACGGGGCCGAGAGCTACGTGACCGGCACCACCGCCGTCAGCGTCGACGTCGCGCACTCGCTGGACCAGGCCCTGCCGATCTACCTCGTGCTGGTCGTGGGGCTCGCCCTGATCCTGCTGGTGCTGGTATTCCGCTCGATACTGGTGCCGCTGGTCGGCGTGCTCGGCTTCCTGCTGACCCTGGGAGCCGCGCTCGGCGCGACCGTGGCGGTGTTCCAGTGGGGCTGGCTCAGCGACGTGGTCAACCTCGACGACACCGGGCCGCTGATCAGCCTCACCCCGATCCTGATGATCGGCATCCTGTTCGGACTGGCGATGGACTACCAGATCTTCCTGGTGTCCCGGATGCATGAGGCCTACCACAAGGGGCACGCGGCCCGCGACGCGATCGTGAGCGGCTTCCGGCAGGCGGCCCCGGTCGTGGTGGCGGCGGCGCTGATCATGTTCTCGGTGTTCGCCGGGTTCGTTCCGGCGGGCAACGCCACCATCAAGTCCATCGCCTTCGCCCTGGCGATCGGCATCCTGGTGGACGCCTTCGTGGTCCGCATGGTCCTGATGCCCGCGGCGTTGGCGCTGCTCGGCAGGGCCGCGTGGTGGCTGCCCCGCTGGCTGGGGTGGCTGCCCGCCCTCGACGTCGAGGGCAACGCGATCACCGACAGCGGCGAGGCCGACGGCGAGAGCGGTTCCGACGAGAAGCAGCGGGCCGGGATCGGTTCGTGA
- a CDS encoding TetR/AcrR family transcriptional regulator C-terminal domain-containing protein — MTIRRGSSGNPERTLELLWRTSATPTRHGPPQGLTIEAVVDTATEIADTEGIDAVTMRNVGRKLGTAPMTLYTYVPGKAELLDLMLDAGYARMSRSEPAGSDWRSRLEAVAHENRALLRTHPWMGEISTNRPILGPGALGKYEYELRALEGTGLDDVDMDAALTQLLEFVRSSVRAEIDTSEYLRRSGMDDRQWWERAGSALSSLIDEHEYPLASRVGTAVGTSQGTAYAPEHAYRFGLARLLDGFAALVAEGAGRSGE; from the coding sequence GTGACGATCAGGCGCGGCAGCAGTGGCAACCCGGAGCGCACACTCGAACTGCTCTGGAGGACGAGCGCCACTCCGACACGGCACGGCCCACCACAGGGGCTGACGATCGAAGCGGTGGTCGATACCGCCACGGAAATCGCGGACACCGAAGGAATCGATGCGGTGACGATGCGGAACGTGGGACGGAAGTTGGGAACCGCACCGATGACTCTCTACACCTATGTCCCGGGCAAGGCAGAACTGCTGGATCTGATGCTGGACGCCGGTTACGCCCGAATGTCCCGCTCCGAACCCGCCGGTTCGGACTGGCGTAGTCGTCTCGAAGCCGTCGCGCACGAGAACAGGGCGTTGCTACGCACCCACCCCTGGATGGGGGAGATCTCGACCAACCGTCCGATCCTGGGCCCCGGCGCGCTCGGCAAGTACGAGTACGAGCTCAGGGCGCTGGAGGGGACCGGTTTGGACGACGTCGACATGGATGCCGCACTCACCCAACTGCTCGAATTCGTGCGCTCCAGTGTGCGAGCGGAGATCGATACGAGCGAGTATCTCCGGAGGAGCGGAATGGACGACCGGCAGTGGTGGGAGCGGGCCGGTAGCGCGTTGTCCTCGCTGATCGACGAGCACGAGTATCCCCTCGCTTCCCGGGTCGGGACCGCGGTCGGTACCTCGCAGGGGACGGCTTACGCACCCGAGCACGCCTATCGGTTCGGACTGGCTCGACTGCTGGACGGCTTCGCCGCACTCGTCGCCGAAGGGGCCGGGCGTTCCGGTGAGTGA